The Etheostoma spectabile isolate EspeVRDwgs_2016 chromosome 23, UIUC_Espe_1.0, whole genome shotgun sequence genome includes a window with the following:
- the arid2 gene encoding AT-rich interactive domain-containing protein 2: MANSTGKNLLDQRRKGQAFLDELRQFHQSRGSPFRKIPIVGGKELDLNALYIRVVSLGGFAKVSDKNQWTELGDEFNFPRSCSNAAFALKQYYLRYLEKYEKVHHFGEDDEEAQPGNPKASLPIGAIPCSYNYQQHVVSDYLRQSYGLSSDFVPPCDYNKLVLSLLSGLPNEVDFAVNVCTLLSNESKHAMQLDKDPKLVTLLLAHAGVFDDSLGSFSGVFGTDWKEHTSRDFIRFWKEVVEDVEVRELIWDKNSPAQDGMSCEGRWQSLFHPPRNLGISDMEAQRVLQIAVILRNLSFEEANVKLLAANRTCLRFLLLCAHCNLISLRQLGLDTLGNVAAELQLDPVDFRTTHLIFHTITKCLMSRDRFLKMRAMEILGNLSKAEDNGVLICEYVDQDSYKEVIMLLTLPDLMLLMASLEVLYLLAQLGDIPCSKIASVDHSIDLLVRLVSVDLHTFGPDALTAVRLIEHQANAEQAAEVRPQLVEQVPAATQGAAAPVTRVPVQSTPPPPGIVELDGEKFTLQWLNAHFETNPEGSVSRSEIYSEYLATCSKMGRSNILNSTGFLKCLRTVFPNHTMRRQEETKTTGQLQILLVGLRRRSIPLPIQLYYQQQNPAAAPTPPAAPGDPQGLPPGLPLGSPSLGAQFVRALGPSLSTPGAAPSMALTAQELPHQSHSTVPRHQAQASPQLPSNPLPAVQQQVRPGPVVQIPTSTTAAQNHSPQNPGAPAAAQQHSPMLPTGTPVTLFQQVPQGHILTARVQGVCPPITQHPALPQTPLPSGPQGEAPQVEPWCVAGTLTPSSSIQVGAGIAGVPNSQGSRVTFQNIAPKPAPSQSGGPAATIATPNQQPPPQQQAQSVVIVGPNPQQSQAYTPAIHQIVLANPSTLTGAQTIQIAGQPGAASNPCPPPASHSNTQPNQTVSHALSMKRQQQQHQQQQSQLQFISPNPPSQPTSTESSLIKQLLLPKRGPSTPGGKLILPAPQVPPPNSTIAPGPQVIYQTSYSTQNPSPQPQQLNVQLVPGQLPAAGAPALQTVQLLPGQLISTSSPGAATIIQGPTAAGQVTFTVVPNTGFTSTAAVAAVSQGAVATGVPPPPFSAATVAHHAPATPPPAPLRGDKIICQKEEEAKDATGLHIHERKIEVMENSSLAEGDSNGKTSNGDVAEGAKLLNGRKCMESNLPPYHSGNSQGVLNGPATEGHPANGKQALSPSLNAPLEGNPDPKKTLVNGVCDFDRGDCGGNINKNIPNHIASKQYLGNGEVGPSEKSHGSDPPLPSPPPPQQDTAKAQQAERLANGPQVAGNRPPSELTNGPLGPGHAVHVLRQQLLPNSTLPSTVTVTSPSPAAPPANGVASEARGLKRPADSEDRSAASSGIPNKVGVRIITVSDPNNAGSSATMVAVPAGTDPSTVAKVAIENATQQRNCSPALAAGLTPTLTPPPVSQPAPGGNHSPHPSAQQTPAAPPEQSRKAGQNFKCLWQSCKRWFETPSRVFYHAATQHGGKGAYGGHCQWEGCEPFPRQRLSFITHLQDKHCSREALLAGLKLEEQQAQSPNQTSSQTPPAAGSSQTPRAPKAIVNHPSAALMALRRGSRNLVFRDFTDEKEGPVTKHIRLTAALTLKNIAKHSDCGRMLVKRHETHLSVLALSNMEVSTTLAKCLYELTRSLQA, encoded by the exons ATACTTGGAGAAGTATGAGAAAGTGCACCACTTTGGCGAGGATGATGAAGAAGCGCAGCCGGGGAATCCCAAAGCCTCTCTTCCAATCGGTGCAATTCCCTGCTCCTATAACTACCAGCAGCACGTTGTATCAG ACTATCTCCGCCAAAGCTATGGACTGTCTTCGGATTTTGTCCCGCCGTGTGACTACAACAAACTGGTGCTGTCTCTCCTTTCGGGGCTACCCAACGAAGTGGACTTTGCTGTTAACGTTTGCACACTGCTTTCCAACGAGAGCAAGCACGCCATGCAGCTGGACAAGGACCCCAAACTGGTCACATTGCTGCTGGCGCACGCCGGCGTCTTCGACGACT CGCTAGGCAGCTTCTCCGGGGTATTCGGGACGGACTGGAAGGAACACACATCCCGGGACTTTATCAGG TTCTGgaaggaggtggtggaggacgTGGAAGTCAGAGAGCTTATCTGGGACAAGAACAGCCCGGCACAAG ACGGCATGTCGTGCGAGGGGCGCTGGCAGAGCCTCTTCCACCCGCCGCGGAACCTGGGCATCAGTGACATGGAGGCCCAGCGGGTGCTGCAGATTGCTGTTATCCTGCGGAACCTCTCCTTCGAGGAGGCCAATGTCAAGCTGCTGGCGGCCAACCGAACGTGCCTGCGCTTCCTTTTGCTCTGTGCCCACTGTAACCTCATCTCACTCCGACAGCTCGGACTGGACACGTTGGGCAACGTGGCTGCTGAG CTCCAGCTGGATCCCGTTGATTTTCGGACAACTCATCTGATCTTTCACACCATCACCAAATGTTTGATGTCCAGGGACAGGTTTCTCAAAATGAGAG CCATGGAAATCCTGGGCAACCTCAGCAAGGCGGAAGACAACGGAGTCCTGATCTGTGAGTACGTGGACCAGGACTCGTACAAGGAGGTAATAATGCTCCTCACCCTGCCGGACCTCATGCTCCTCATGGCCTCTCTGGAGGTGCTGTATCTGCTGGCCCAGCTCGGAGACATCCCCTGCAGCAAGATTGCCTCCGTCGACCATAGCATAG ACCTGTTAGTGCGGTTAGTATCAGTGGACCTCCATACGTTTGGACCTGATGCCCTGACAGCGGTGCGATTGATCGAGCATCAGGCCAACGCCGAGCAGGCGGCCGAGGTCCGGCCACAGCTGGTGGAGCAGGTGCCCGCAGCCACGCAGGGAGCAGCAGCACCTG tAACGAGAGTCCCAGTTCAATCCACTCCACCGCCACCTGGTATCGTTGAGCTCGATGGGGAAAAATTTACACTGCAGTG GCTAAATGCACATTTTGAGACAAACCCTGAGGGCTCTGTGTCGCGATCTGAAATTTACTCAGAGTACTTGGCCACTTGCAGTAAAATGGGACGAAGCAACATCTTGAACTCCACCGGCTTTCTCAAATGTCTGCG GACTGTGTTTCCCAACCACACAATGCGACGGCAAGAGGAGACCAAGACCACTGGTCAACTTCAAATTCTCCTGGTAGGGCTGAGGCGCAGATCGATCCCCCTGCCCATCCAGCTTTACTACCAGCAGCAGAATCCTGCAGCAGCTCCAACGCCTCCGGCAGCCCCCGGAGACCCCCAGGGCCTGCCTCCAG GCTTACCTCTTGGGTCACCCAGCCTTGGAGCCCAGTTTGTCCGGGCCCTGGGCCCCAGCCTCAGCACCCCCGGCGCCGCCCCATCCATGGCCTTGACTGCACAGGAGCTTCCTCATCAAAGCCACTCAACTGTTCCCCGACACCAGGCGCAGGCGTCTCCGCAGTTACCGTCGAATCCTCTGCCGGCGGTGCAGCAGCAGGTCCGACCTGGTCCAGTGGTCCAGATTCCGACGTCGACGACGGCCGCCCAGAACCACAGCCCCCAGAACCCCGGCGCTCCTGCTGCAGCTCAACAACACTCCCCCATGCTTCCCACGGGGACGCCTGTCACGCTATTTCAGCAGGTACCGCAGGGCCACATTCTTACCGCCAGGGTGCAAGGGGTGTGCCCTCCGATCACCCAGCACCCGGCCCTGCCTCAAACCCCTCTCCCGTCTGGGCCTCAGGGTGAGGCTCCCCAGGTGGAGCCCTGGTGTGTTGCTGGGACATTGACACCCTCTTCTTCCATCCAGGTGGGGGCTGGTATTGCCGGCGTGCCCAATTCCCAGGGCTCGCGCGTCACATTTCAGAATATCGCCCCCAAACCAGCGCCAAGCCAGTCAGGTGGACCAGCAGCCACGATAGCCACTCCCAACCAGCAGCCTCCGCCTCAACAGCAGGCGCAGAGTGTCGTAATAGTTGGCCCCAACCCCCAGCAGAGCCAAGCCTACACCCCTGCCATACACCAGATCGTTCTTGCCAACCCCTCAACCCTTACCGGTGCCCAGACTATCCAGATAGCAGGGCAACCCGGAGCTGCTTCCAACCCCTGCCCGCCCCCTGCTTCTCACTCCAACACCCAGCCCAATCAAACCGTCAGCCACGCACTGTCCATGAAAcgccaacaacagcagcatcaaCAACAGCAGTCGCAGCTCCAATTTATTTCCCCAAATCCCCCCTCTCAGCCTACCTCCACCGAGTCCAGCTTGATCAAACAGCTACTGCTTCCAAAGCGAGGGCCTTCTACTCCAGGAGGGAAGCTCATCCTACCCGCTCCACAGGTGCCCCCTCCCAACAGCACAATAGCCCCAGGTCCACAGGTCATCTACCAGACGAGCTACAGCACCCAGAATCCCTCTCCTCAGCCTCAGCAGCTCAATGTCCAGCTGGTTCCTGGTCAGCTTCCTGCTGCAGGAGCCCCAGCCCTCCAGACGGTCCAGCTCTTGCCAGGCCAGCTCATTTCCACAAGTAGCCCCGGGGCAGCTACCATCATCCAAGGCCCCACGGCGGCTGGACAGGTCACGTTCACCGTGGTTCCCAACACTGGCTTCACCTCTACCGCTGCTGTAGCTGCCGTCAGCCAGGGTGCCGTGGCGACTGGAGTCCCCCCACCGCCGTTCTCTGCTGCGACGGTGGCACACCACGCCCCAGCAACTCCACCGCCAGCTCCCCTCAGAGGAGACAAGATTATTTGtcaaaaggaggaggaggcaaaGGACGCCACggggctgcacatccatgagcGAAAGATTGAGGTTATGGAGAACTCGTCTTTGGCTGAAGGCGACTCCAACGGCAAAACCAGCAACGGTGACGTCGCGGAAGGTGCCAAGCTGCTAAATGGTCGGAAGTGCATGGAGTCAAATCTACCTCCATACCACTCAGGGAACAGCCAGGGGGTACTCAACGGCCCAGCCACGGAGGGTCACCCTGCTAATGGGAAGCAGGCTCTCTCCCCCAGCCTGAACGCCCCTCTGGAGGGCAACCCCGACCCCAAAAAGACCCTAGTCAACGGGGTGTGTGACTTTGATCGGGGTGACTGTGGTGgcaacataaacaaaaacattccaaATCACATTGCTTCTAAACAGTACTTGGGGAACGGGGAGGTGGGCCCCTCTGAGAAGAGCCACGGGTCAGACCCCCCTCTTCCTAGTCCTCCTCCCCCCCAGCAGGACACTGCCAAAGCCCAACAGGCTGAGCGCCTGGCTAACGGACCCCAGGTAGCAGGCAACAGGCCTCCCTCGGAATTAACCAATGGACCTTTGGGGCCGGGCCACGCCGTGCATGTGCTAAGACAGCAACTGCTCCCCAATTCTACCCTACCCTCCACTGTTACTGTTACCTCCCCGAGTCCCGCCGCCCCTCCTGCGAACGGAGTGGCCTCCGAGGCTCGAGGTCTCAAGAGACCAGCCGACAGCGAGGACCGCAGCGCGGCGTCCTCGGGGATCCCCAATAAAGTGGGAGTGCGCATCATCACCGTCAGTGACCCCAACAACGCCGGCAGCAGTGCCACCATGGTGGCGGTGCCCGCAGGAACAGACCCAAGCACAGTAGCCAAAGTAGCAATAGAGAACGCCACTCAGCAGAGGAACTGCTCACCCGCACTGGCAGCTGGCTTAACG CCTACACTTACCCCGCCCCCTGTATCCCAGCCTGCTCCGGGGGGTAACCACAGCCCCCACCCCTCAGCACAGCAAACCCCCGCAGCACCGCCAGAGCAGAGCAGGAAAGCAGGGCAGAACTTCAAGTGTCTGTGGCAGTCCTGTAAACG GTGGTTCGAAACGCCGTCTCGGGTGTTTTACCACGCGGCGACGCAACATGGCGGAAAAGGTGCATATGGAGGCCATTGTCAATGGGAGGGATGTGAACCCTTCCCCCGGCAGAGACTGTCCTTCATCACGCATCTACAG GATAAGCACTGTTCTCGAGAGGCTTTGCTGGCTGGACTCAAACTAGAGGAGCAGCAGGCACAAAGTCCCAATCAGACTTCTTCCCA GACTCCGCCAGCGGCAGGCAGTTCTCAGACACCGCGAGCACCCAAAGCAATCGTGAATCATCCGAGCGCAGCTCTCATGGCCCTCCGCAGAGGCTCTCGAAACCTGGTCTTCAGGGACTTCACT GATGAGAAAGAGGGACCAGTGACCAAACACATACGACTAACTGCTGCCTTAACGTTAAAGAACATCGCCAAGCACTCGGACTGTGGTCGCAT GTTGGTAAAGAGGCATGAGACACACCTGTCTGTGCTCGCGCTAAGTAACATGGAGGTTTCCACCACGCTCGCCAAATGCCTTTATGAACTGACTCGCTCGCTCCAGGCTTAA